DNA from Rosa rugosa chromosome 6, drRosRugo1.1, whole genome shotgun sequence:
ATATCAACACCCATGAACCGTACCCCAATAGATCCTGTTCTCAAAACTTTACTCCATTTCATAGCAATCTCAGCCACCATATCCTGAGAGTGGAAAAGAAACTTGCATAAAATTTACCATTCATTTGAAGTAATATCAAAACCTCCTTCATTTCCATAGCAATCAATCTTCAAGGGTTCCAAATGGAAAACAAGTATACAACAACGCCGTTCCTATTACCTAGAAATCCATTAGATCAACCATAAACTATGCTTATCTCATTGCAACAGGAATCAATTAGTACCGAAACAAgaactaaaaacataaaagatacAACAATGTCCAATCCAagggttccaatccacagattCATTAATACACATTTGAATCAAATTCATGCTCAAATAGCTCATTTCACACACCCAATTATCCATTAAGGTTTCTCAAGTATGAAATATTCGatcaaaaacaaaaccagaaaaaCCCAATAACAAACAACAGCAAAGCCAGAGACCCAATTCACATTAAAGCTGAAAAGAGTAAGATTAATGTGAAAAGAGTAAGATCGGGATTACCCGAGTCCGTTTGACGCCGAGTCGGAGCTTGATGAACCCGAAAACCGGCCCGGAATGCCGCTTCATCATCTCGGCCTGGATCTCCGATAACTCCATCTTCGACAAGTCGTTCGGCGGCGGATCGAAGGTTTGTGTGGATTTCTTGCCCCATTCTTTCCAAGTGTCGTCCTCTTCGTCGTCTACGACGTCGTCGAGGTCGTCGGTGATGTGGACTCGCCGCTTTCCTCCCTCGGCGAACCGGACGTATCCGCCATTTTGGGAAAAGATGAGGGGTAGAA
Protein-coding regions in this window:
- the LOC133715525 gene encoding uncharacterized protein LOC133715525 — its product is MSNPRAPFSFLVAVLVFFILPLIFSQNGGYVRFAEGGKRRVHITDDLDDVVDDEEDDTWKEWGKKSTQTFDPPPNDLSKMELSEIQAEMMKRHSGPVFGFIKLRLGVKRTRDMVAEIAMKWSKVLRTGSIGVRFMGVDMSTIMVTMERGQDMTELKEFVLNQPEAYEIKIGDQVFRRPGDPPLDQVVEKLQNERKSIENDGSTESNRQVKEEL